The nucleotide window cgTATATGTAATTCTAATTCGCTTGTCTTCACCATTTTaattttcacatgaaaagtATGATTCTGTGTATCCCAATGgaaatcatttttgaaagtacattaGGTATATGTCAGTTACGACGCTTATATCATGCCGGCATATTTCCAATCATAACGATGatatgtatgcgagtacgcgagcggatctacatgtaacatctaatctttaattaaattggcctatttttttatgaaaagtatgctggcgtgaagcgttcATAGTATTACTCGTTGTCAACATCGGTATTTTcaattcttaaatttatattttactttaatttttgttgtaattcccagccgttaaagtAGACATACCAAATCTATCAAGTAGTAGTGTATTTATACGTGCATTATTTATACGTGCATTGGTTATACGTGCATTGTTTATACGTGCATTATTTATAAGTGCATTATTTATACGTGCATTGTGTATACGTGCATTGTGTATGCGTGCATTATTTATGCGTGCATTATTTATACGTGCATTGTGTATACGTGCATTGTTTATACGTGCATTATTTATACGTGCATTATTTACCACCGCAGCGCGTTCATGAGGAAGTGACAATCATTACGATTTGTagaaatatcaaaggcaaaaacattggaaatacaATGCAAATATTGTCTAATGTTATCATGAAATTGTAAGCAGAAGAAATGTGGAGTTGTACccaatttgaaatacatgtaacaattttGCAGATCTTGTTTTAGTCAACAACTTGATGAGTATATTATTGGTAACTATTTAAGAGGTTTGCATGACTAGTAGTATTTTTCTACTTTTCTGTTAtgtgttcatttttttcttttatcattaaaaaaaatgcgGTGGAATTAATCTCCAATTTCACTaacagtacatacatgtaaatcaccGAGTCTGATCTACATTTAAAAACCTGACACATCCACAGATAGCTTATGACAAAGACATCTAAATGtatgtgaaaaaaaatatttagataatCAGATCCACGCCAATGATAGTGAGAAGATCGGGCATTTAAATTGGCAATCGTACACCATCGCAAGGCATTCAAGGATATCTCAAAATACCTAAGTGTGTCGCAAAAGTTTCTTGGCAACAATTGGCATCAATGAACACCATTTCCTAGAATCAAGTATTAATGATAAGACATTTCTAAAGCACCCAATTTCAATTTGACGAAATGATATTCATGCCAGAAATCCTGTAccctttaaatattgaacaacAACCCACTCCTCAGGTTATAAAATATGCCTGACTGATTTCAATTCTTATTTCTCTGTGTAAGCAAGATTTTGTGAACCAGTTAGCTAGGATCGCTTTGCTTGTCAGGATTGTTGATAAAAGGTATGCTGAAATTATTACAAATTGTATAATCAATGAAAGAATTCTGGAACATGGGCATGCAAGTCCTGGTATATGAGGAAGTGAATTTCCGAATAGGCATTTCTTTTTAAACGGTCGTATATCCATAATATAATGATTTCCATTTTAATCCCATTTTAAGTTTACATGACATCCGAGTATGTGGTTTGTTAAGTGGgcatatattttgttaaactcTGCATGTTTTCTATCCCCTCTCAAATGTACTAGTATACAATACGTAGATCTTAAGATAAGTTATACTCCATAGCATGTTACAGGATGTCGtacatatttgtaagttacggaAGGATGTTGGTGCCACATATAAATAGATTATCTGACGACTACCACTTAGATATGCTGGTGGTTAGACGTTTAACATACAGGTAGGTATTGACTGTGCCTTCGTCCAGCGCCCGGCATTAGAAGCGACAAATTATATTCTTTCAAGTATGACCTTAATACAAAAGGACGATAATGGACCCTCACTGATATGGACCTGAACACTATGcttaggtcaaaatttgtggcacttcacttcAAGCTGAAGACTTGTCTGCATGAATGAATAATTCTTAAATGGGATATAAATCAATATGCAAAAGGTGacgataccgaacagtgatcaatcccatcaaatataatttaaaaaaactggGTAAaaacggaccctggatataacagaggtgggactaggtgcctaggaggcttaaacatcctctgttgaccggtcacacacaccGTAAGCAGGGACATTGattaatccgtaatcaaaatcaaatatgaaaagaacGGCCCAACGATTCTCATGAAACATACCAGATATTATTCGACTCAATGACAggctgtatttgcaaataagatcggtgtgaccggtcaacggtGGATGCTTGAGTTACCTTTCCTTTTCACCTGATCCCgtttctggtatgtccaggggtccttgtttgcataactcttaattttgtattctttttaggagttatgagcttGATCAGTGTTTCTTATCTTCATTGTCCTGCGGGGCCtccgtggtcgagtggttagagcatcgcgctcaaaatcacacggcctctcacctctgtcggcgcgagttcgaatcccgctcgcgccggtaagtgagaaagtttcccagtttccCACTTTCGGAAGGTCcttggtctcttcccaggtacttgtatctgggttttctcttccaccaataaaaactgggcgccaccagataactgaaaaattgttgagtgtggcggaaaacatcaatcaatcaatcaatcaatcattgtcccgtcattaaaataaaattcctAGAATCGGTGAAATGCTTACTGTACAGGACCACGGTACGCTGAAGCATCAGTAACATTAAGTTTGTATTATTAGATATATACtaacaatacacatacaaaggAAATAGAAAAACATGACAAATCATATCCTTATTTAGTATGAAATGTAAGTATCCTGCTGAGATAGTGTAAATTCATTGTTGACAACATACTCGAGTTAGTTCACATCCTGGTCACAATAAATCCCGGAATAGGAGGGCAACAAGGTATAGAGCAGAGTTTTGATTGGTATGTATACGTAAAACATCTTCAATTAAAGTCTTTTTTTGTTGAGAAAGGGGTTGAAAATTAGCAGTTTTTCACATGGGTTTTCCGAAACGTTTATGGAcagccatgtttttgttttattttgaagttTCCTTAGATGAAATGATGTGTAGGTCTCAAGGGTTTCTTTTTTCACATTTACTTTTAGCATTGTTTTACCAATTACATAGTTTTTCgtttcattgtttttatttctcgatAAAAATTCTGTTACGCGCACGTGATTTTTCAACTTGacataaatgtttataaatgtaCCGTTAAAGATAGGTCGAATCACCGGAATAGATTTATGGATTAAATGTATTGATGTAGTTTCTTTGAAGAATTGTACAATGCCATCACAATACAAGTTATCAAATTAGAAATCcaagaaagatgaagataacgaacagtgatccatctcataactcctataagcaatacaaaatagagaattgggcgaacatggacctctggatataccagttATCAAATTAGACATCCATAATTCTACAATTATTTGATTATGCAAACGACAATATATGGAATATACATTTGAATAGTACCTCCTTGTATAGAATTATGAAATGCATAAGTAAAATCTGATGTACACAATCATGACATGTAACTAAGTAATCTCTGATGTAAACAATCATGGTATGTACAATATAACTAAGTAATCTCTGATGTACACAATCATGATATGTAACTAAGTAATCTCTGATGTACACAATCATGATATGTAACTAAGTAATCTCTGATGTACACAATCATGTTATGTAACTAAGTAATTCCTGATGTACACAATCATGATATGTAACTAAGTAATCTCTGATGTACATAATCATGACATGTAACTAAGAAATCTCTGATGTACACAATCATGACATTTAACTAAGTAATCTCTGATGTACACAATCATGATATGCAATTAAGTAATCTCTGATGTACACAATCATGATATGTAATTAAGTAATCTCTGATGTACACAGTCATGACATGTAACTAAGCAATCTCTGATGTACACAATCATGATATGTAACTAAGTAATCCCTGATGTACACAATCATGATAGGTAACTAAGTAATCCCTGATGTACACAATCATGGTATGTAACTAAGTAATCTCTGATGTACACAATCATGATATGTAATTAAGTAATCGCTGATGTACACAATCATGATGTGTAATTAAATAATCGCTGATGCACAGAATCATGATATGTATCTAAGTAATATCTGATGTACACAATCATGACATGTAACTAAGCAGTCTCTGATGTACACAATCATAATATCTAACTAAATAGGATGAACAGCCGAAAAAAATGCATCGATCATCGTTTGGTTTTGCAGCTAAAGAAGAAGGCTGCAATACATAGACAAATAGACAAAATTTCATATATCTATAGATAAATGAATACAGATGAAGCAGTGCTTCTGATGTGTTGATATGACAACACCGAGGACGATAGTGAAGCTTCAATACAATTCTCCTCTGGTGTACTCTACACCTGTTCAGTTATATTAGCTTACACGTGAATCTGTTGGGCCTTCAAAGCGTACGACGTCAGCCATAACTGTGAGAGCAAGCTGGATCCGATCCAACAGAACGTTGTGGGCCTTAATTAGATCCAACAGAACGTTGTGGTCCTTGGGTCTTTCAATCGGCGTTTACATCTGTACCTTTGATATAATACCTCTGTACTATTTTCGTAGGTCGTCTGATGATATCTGTGCCGACTGTACTCATAGTTGTAGCTATAGTAGCAGGCTTTGCAGCAATGTTCTGGACTCGAGACAACAGAAATCTCCCACCCAGGGAGCCGGGGCTACCCTTTGTAGGAAATGTGGAGATGAAGCCAGAATCTCCGTACTTTCTGTAaggaaaaattttgaaattttatcttgTACCTGCGACACGATTTCATATACTGGAACGTGTTATTGATGTAGTGTAATTCTGGAGCTTTGCTTGGCCGCTAAATCATTGCCATATATCGCTATTTGTACATTAATGATACATTTCTCCGACAAGTAAAGGTAAATTAgatgtataataaaacaaatgaacataagtcaacaaaacaaaacaacataaaCCACAGGCGTTCTGTTGATTGCATATCTTTGGTTTGAAGCTGACGTGTAACGTCTGAGGCTCTGTATCTGGTAGATGCATGATACGTTATTGTAGAAGctacatgtaatcatttacGATGAAGGAATAGACTTACAgtaatcataaaaaataatacacatatacaaaatgaatgtatCACAAAAGCCATTACTCTCATATACAGGTAGTATAAATGGTAACTTGTATAATGCATAAAGTCAATGTTTACGATTTGATGCATactatacaaaatacatgtagatcggAAAGAAGATTAAATACTACATAATATCATTTCTGCAACAAGAAAACAAAAGCAAGagttatttgataatttatatgTGAATTAATTTCTAGCGAACTGCAGAAGAAACATGGTGATTTGTTCACACTGAAGATATTTGGTCAAACGATAATCGTGGTTTGTGGTTATGACACAATCAAAGAGGTGATGGTCAAGAATGGAGAAATAACGTCCGGTCACCCCGTAGCTTTCGGATTTACGGAGTATTTCGAACTTTCAGGTATTATAGAGGAAACAATATGATGCTGGTTATAAAATCAAATGGTGGTCAAACACGAATAGACTAGAAAACGAACAAGACTTTGATGTAGTAGTAAAaattctaattttgataataatgattTAGAATTTATACATTTATCATAAATAATACTTATAGGTATTGCTGGAGGATCTGGGTCCATTTGGagaaatcagaggaaattcGGACATGATACATTACAAGCTATCGATTCTGGAAGTGATAATCTTGAATCCCGCGTTTCAGGGGAAGTGGCAGATTTCCTCCAAGAGGTAGAGAAAATGGAAGGCAAACCGTTCGATGTAAGCAGACTCATAAAAACAAGCCACTACAACATAATGTCGTCTCTACTCTTCGGAGAGAGATTTGCCCACAGCGACGCCAATCTTACTCAACTCGTGGATTTAGTAGACGAAGGCATGGCCATCTTTCCTGAGCAAGGGATTCTGGGCTTCGTCGAATGGCTGAAGTATCTTCCTGGAGATCGTTTTAAGGTCAGGCGAAGACGATTCCTGGTAGACGAaatcttcaaaattgttcagaAATCAGTGGACGAGCACAAAGAAACGTTGGAAAATCCCAAGAGCCAAGATTTTATATACAGTTTCTTGAACGAACAGAAGAGGAGAAAATTGAATAATGAAGATATGACAGGGTTTGGGGGTAAGTTAATTGTAcctttttattttgtcaaaatccAGATAGACAAACGCTCTTTTGACTTTCCTCCTGTGATTGTGCAGAGTGCTTCTCTCCAACACATAACATGACTGAATATATGCATATAGTAGGCCTCGGGTTATGTATATATTGACGATCATGATTGTTTTGCAGATAGAGACCTCCTGGTCATGGGCTATGTACTGTATTTTACCAGCACACCGTCAGTTCACGAATTATATTGGTACATCTTGTTCCTCATTCATAACCCAGATGTGGTTGTACACATGCGCAAAGAAATACAGGAAAATGTTGGGATGAACAAATCCGTGACAATGGCAGACCAAGCGAAGCTTCCTTACTGCCGGGCCGTGATGTATGAAGTCCTGCGTGTCTCTGATACTGTCGTCATCCCTCCTACACATACATTCTCAGAGGACATCGAAGTCAAAGGTTTTACGCTCCCAAAAGATGCTTGGTTAATACCGGCATTATGCACTGTCAACCTGGACCCGGCTATTTTCCCCGAGCCAGAGAAATTTAAACCAGAGCGATTTCTGAATGAGAATGGGGAACTGGCTGGTTATGAGAAGGTGTACGCTTCATTTTCTCTAGGTATGTTTGATATAAAGAATCATGAATGATAAGAATTAGACTCTTTCTCCCATGCATTATTTATACACGATGTCGTTTATACTTATTCTGGTATACTAGATTATTAATATCTCTCATCCTCAACAGAGGAAGCgtacaatgtaaatgtaatggCTGCAAGGGCAAGTCATTGATTGATGAGTTCCGAGCACCATAGAATTAGGATAATATTAAAACTGAAATTGGTTCAATTCCCAGAATCTCGAAGTCAAACGGGACTTTATATTTAAAAGCAAATAAAATTGAGAACGAAGGAAAAATGTGTACAGAAAGAGAGAAAATAGTAAGGTATTTAAAGGTGGGGATATTTTCATCGTATCACTCcgtaaaatattttacacacagtgGCAATTGGTAGTATTGCTTCCATTACATAGTAATTAATTTGCtcatatgtatttattttaggCCCGAGAGATTGTTTGGCCAAGAACCTTGGTAAAATGGAAATGTTTCTTTTCCTTACAACACTGGTGCAGAACTATGATATTGAAAACGAGGCCGGGAAACCTCTGCCCTCTCTGGATGGGATGTCAAGAGGATTTCGTACTGCCATTCCCTACGAAGTTTGTTTGAAAAAGAGAAACTAAATCAACGGGCGATAAAAGCCATCGATTATGcatttaatgtatttttctgcttttgttttataataacattatttatttttacggACATGTACCACGAATCATGAATTAGTGCGTCTGAAAAAATGTGTCTCTGGATTTCATTTGAAGATGCATTGATAGTAACCTTCTGGTGTATAAACGATGATGACTTTAAGATATGATATTACAATAGAACGTTATCGAGTTTTTAATTGaaagtgcatacatgtatttataaagcGACATCAGTGTTTTTGTGAATAATGTTCCAAATGTGCCGTTTTAAGAGTAATTGGAAATTAAATccaattttcaaagtttttttttctgagaGATGTTTTAGtgttaattagaataaaatgtTTCTGACGTCAAATTACAAAGAAATGACAAGAATATCATGATGATTTAGACCACACAACAAATGAAGTATCACAATTTAAATTCCATGAAACCCATCTTGTGAACTGTAAATGTATTGTGTCTTTTACGCACGATATTGTTGTCTTTTGTAAGACTTGATATCAGGGCTTTGAATGACACAATGGGGAAGGGGGAATCATCATCGCGGAGAATGAGAATATTCTACAGCGTTCTCTACCAGCGTTTTTACTGTGCGGCTCCGGCACAATACAATTTTCTCTGGACACGATAAcaatgtgtgcaacacagtacgcgacaaagtaaaaaaaaaaacaaaaaaaaaaaaaaaacacagtaaGATCGGCGTCGATCAAGAACGAAACTAGGGCAACGAGAAATAAATCTTATTGTTTACCACATCAAAGAGGACTGAACTACGATTGTGTTTTGATAGTGTAGCGTGTATCCCTATTAATTCGCAAAATGCGGCGGTTGAGATCCCTCAGATAACTTGCTGAGGATTCTAGCagttcaatatatacatataaatgattGAAGTAAcgtatttacaattttattaatcaattatGTACAAATCCCGGCTCTTGACTTTACTGTCTTGGCTTCCGGCTCTTGGCTCAATCCGGCTCTCGGCTCTGGTAGCTCGGCTCCCTTTGGCTCCCGGCTCTTACAGCGCGGCTCAATTGACTCTTTTGAGTCCCAGCTCTTACAGCTCGAGTTTTGATTATTACGATTAATTAAAACAGGAAAGACTTGTTCAGTCACGTCTGATTtttaatcaaaagaaataaacaatatgaatattaccTTTTATCTACGGTACTGCCGATCTTCTCACTCTGGAGTCAAGTGCAAAAATGATGTTGAATCCACCGCCTCGCTTCTTTACAATAAAATCAATAGAAttattacaatttacattaaAGAGGACTTAGTGCTCTCAAGAGAATATAGAACCAGTTGAGAAACAGATCCTattaagcaaaaatattttacactgtCCACCAAAGGACCAGATCTCGATATGAGATCCCTTTTGGGAAAGCTTTGTGGTAAAACTCAAGACTAAGATTgattaatgattaatatttgcaccatatatatatatatattatatatgaggaactcgatatatatatatatatatatatatatatatatatatatatatatatatatatactattgaAATGTTTAGTCTTCGTATGTGtgtctgttttgttttttacattatcaaaaacaaaaatggtcGTGAGGCGCTTCACTAGCCGTCAGTCTTTTCTAAATATCATAAAACGCTTCGTCCACCATCTGCAACACAGTGAGATCTTAAGTGGAGAACCCGGATTCTTGGTGAGTAAATATGTGATATTAGTGACCGAAAAAGCTAATGCAAAGTTTTTGATAATTATGACCGTCTTCCTTATGTGGATTGAGGTATTACTCCCCAGATATTACAGATAAAATGTTTGTTTGATTGATTAATCCTTACAGCACTTTCTATAGGAAATGCTATATCTCATGATCGAGATATAAAGACCACGGCGGGTGTTGTCGGTTgacaggggatatttactcctcctaggctcttgatcccatctctggtacatccaggggccgtgtttgtccaactcgtaactttgtattccttatagaagggTGTCTCTTGTAGTGGCCTTCGATATGACATTTGGATATGTTTTAGGAGGGTGTCTCTTGTAGTGACCTTCGATACGACATTTGGATATGTCGACAACGTTTAATCTActaacaataatgattttcattcatatgtcgattcgggGTATCCCTGTGAACTGGAAGTGGGGGACAccgcagagtcgtccacttcatccttagatattttactgaaaatagatattaacagcaaactagcAGCAGAACTTTGTGATAGGCAAGGTGATTTCGGTTTCTCCGTCGTTGGCTTCCCGTGTTTTTGTGGCAATGTTCCGTTGTCAACTGCATATGgtatatatatttctcaactggttcAATTCGCAAGGGGTTGTTCTGTATgagatcagtttttaaatcgaggcagggtACTGATAAACAAGCTCATGGTGCAGGTGTTTCAatagtgtcgtttaaagtcagtatgtCGAAAACTgtatgctcgttataacgatctaatttgtcaatacaaactatcattgggttaaatgcttctaatgtgtttttgttttactgattttaggccgttcttggcacgctgattttgactacggattactccgtttacttgatcaagatatagggctcatgttGGGTGtgccggtcgataggggatgcttactccccctagacacctgatcccacctgtggtgtatgcaggggtccgtgtatgcccaaATCTCTATTCTATTTTGCTTATcggattgatgagattgatcactgttcattatcttcatcttttcatcaaGTGACGATAAcatatatgaaaaggtgaagataacgaacagtgatcaatatcataactcctataagcaatacaaaatagaacgtttggcaaacacggacccctggagacactagaggtgggatcaggtgcctaagaagag belongs to Ostrea edulis chromosome 7, xbOstEdul1.1, whole genome shotgun sequence and includes:
- the LOC125653641 gene encoding cytochrome P450 2B1-like, translated to MISVPTVLIVVAIVAGFAAMFWTRDNRNLPPREPGLPFVGNVEMKPESPYFLELQKKHGDLFTLKIFGQTIIVVCGYDTIKEVMVKNGEITSGHPVAFGFTEYFELSGIAGGSGSIWRNQRKFGHDTLQAIDSGSDNLESRVSGEVADFLQEVEKMEGKPFDVSRLIKTSHYNIMSSLLFGERFAHSDANLTQLVDLVDEGMAIFPEQGILGFVEWLKYLPGDRFKVRRRRFLVDEIFKIVQKSVDEHKETLENPKSQDFIYSFLNEQKRRKLNNEDMTGFGDRDLLVMGYVLYFTSTPSVHELYWYILFLIHNPDVVVHMRKEIQENVGMNKSVTMADQAKLPYCRAVMYEVLRVSDTVVIPPTHTFSEDIEVKGFTLPKDAWLIPALCTVNLDPAIFPEPEKFKPERFLNENGELAGYEKVYASFSLGPRDCLAKNLGKMEMFLFLTTLVQNYDIENEAGKPLPSLDGMSRGFRTAIPYEVCLKKRN